A genomic stretch from Malus domestica chromosome 15, GDT2T_hap1 includes:
- the LOC103425141 gene encoding glucan endo-1,3-beta-glucosidase 12-like, which translates to MLKKMVFFFHLLFLLSIFVSGERQDSIVSVKSGDLSEVASSILKAETWLKTHVLAHYPSIPITAIIVGGGGGPLLCRKEQENTLALVLPALKNLHHSLTRWGLQEHIKLSATFAPSCFDRSSYIFGKFVRPVLDFIKGASPTFVSSHSESLEDFIGVSFNSDDVPVVLDNPGERKPSGRKLSADPFPARPTPLPEISETPLHSSVGFSVPANVAKNPHPPQPQTASPPLQVPSPQPRTAFTPPPLMPSPEAQAASPPPPQIASPPDMSFSSAPENPPFVDESPPPPPSPATFPPCRNPIPTHVPPPALAPQMAVHKLWCVAKPTVPSDTLQVAMDFACGDGNADCKEIMPDGNCYNPDSVVAHASYAFNSYWQKNKRTGGTCSFDGTAMLINNDPSYLQCRFVLT; encoded by the exons ATGTTGAAAAAGATGGTGTTCTtctttcatcttctttttctcctttcGATTTTTGTTTCTG GTGAAAGGCAAGACTCCATTGTTTCTGTAAAATCTGGAGATCTCAGTGAGGTCGCAAGCAGCATTTTGAAGGCAGAAACTTGGCTTAAAACCCACGTCCTCGCTCACTACCCTTCCATCCCCATCACCGCCATTATCGTCGGCGGTGGTGGTGGCCCTCTTCTCTGCCGGAAAGAGCAAGAAAACACTCTCGCTCTCGTCCTCCCAGCCCTCAAGAACTTGCACCACTCCCTCACACGGTGGGGTCTCCAGGAACACATCAAACTCTCAGCCACCTTCGCTCCTTCTTGTTTCGACAGAAGCTCCTATATCTTTGGGAAATTTGTGAGGCCTGTCCTAGATTTTATCAAGGGCGCATCTCCAACGTTTGTGTCTTCTCACTCCGAAAGCCTTGAAGATTTTATCGGCGTTAGCTTTAACTCCGACGATGTTCCTGTCGTTCTCGACAACCCGGGAGAGAGAAAACCCAGCGGCAGAAAGCTCTCTGCCGACCCCTTTCCGGCGAGGCCGACTCCGTTGCCTGAAATCTCGGAAACCCCGCTTCACTCTTCCGTTGGTTTCTCAGTCCCCGCCAATGTGGCTAAAAACCCTCATCCTCCACAGCCCCAAACGGCCTCTCCGCCACTCCAAGTGCCTTCCCCACAACCCCGAACCGCCTTTACTCCGCCGCCACTAATGCCTTCCCCGGAGGCACAAGCAgcctcaccaccaccaccgcaaATAGCCTCTCCACCAGATATGTCTTTCTCCTCAGCCCCCGAAAACCCTCCTTTTGTTGATGAATCCCCTCCTCCTCCGCCTTCCCCTGCCACATTTCCACCCTGCCGCAATCCGATTCCGACACATGTGCCGCCTCCTGCCCTGGCCCCTCAGATGGCGGTGCACAAGCTGTGGTGTGTGGCCAAGCCTACCGTTCCTTCAGACACTCTGCAGGTGGCAATGGACTTTGCCTGCGGAGACGGCAATGCTGACTGCAAGGAGATCATGCCGGATGGCAACTGCTACAACCCTGATTCTGTTGTGGCACATGCTTCCTATGCCTTCAACAGCTACTGGCAGAAGAACAAGAGGACCGGAGGGACTTGCAGCTTCGATGGCACTGCAATGCTGATCAACAATGATCCAA GTTATCTTCAATGTCGCTTCGTTCTCACCTGA
- the LOC114821590 gene encoding uncharacterized protein, whose protein sequence is MDPRYTGEILKHLEKQNELLTEAKISMSEELHQLKVEEEMLMRKFYEIMSAHGKVKKNEDRGKVSNDGEIGSSTALAIAKTSNDEDCR, encoded by the exons ATGGACCCTAGATACACAGGAGAGATATTGAA GCATTTGGAGAAGCAAAACGAGCTCCTCACAGAAGCCAAAATATCAATGTCTGAGGAATTGCATCAACTGAAG GTAGAAGAGGAAATGCTGATGCGTAAGTTTTATGAGATTATGTCAGCTCATGGTAAAGTGAAAAAG AATGAAGATCGTGGTAAGGTTTCAAATGATGGTGAAATTGGAAGTTCCACAGCATTAGCCATAGCCAAAACAAGCAACGATGAGGATTGCCGATGA